The following proteins come from a genomic window of Ferrovibrio sp. MS7:
- a CDS encoding SAM-dependent methyltransferase — translation MLTGYLAAEGFEPELRTELQDRRIVAEHGRLLLAEGEPVAAAWAANIWHQPQEFPIASIGEAAGILKGMQRNWAAYAPLHHRRAKLIQEKLPHVSAKPLRFGDLPPKAPMGSFTLLAPDRMLASGQCSSPLPHGDWAFQEDREGPPSRAYLKLWEALTRFALLHGEMPKPGEATIDLGACPGGWTWVLAGLGARVDAIDKAPLAPNVAAMPGVTWRQGSAFALDPRQEPAVDWLCSDVICYPARLLALVQRWIAADKALRMICTLKFQGETDHATAAAFAAIPGGTLLHLHHNKHELTWLWRKPGLEA, via the coding sequence ATGCTTACCGGCTATCTCGCCGCAGAGGGCTTCGAGCCTGAATTGCGCACAGAATTGCAGGATCGGCGCATCGTCGCCGAGCATGGCCGCCTGCTGCTGGCGGAAGGCGAGCCTGTGGCGGCCGCCTGGGCAGCGAATATCTGGCATCAGCCGCAGGAATTTCCCATTGCCTCGATCGGCGAGGCGGCGGGCATCCTGAAAGGCATGCAGCGCAACTGGGCCGCCTATGCGCCGCTGCATCACCGCCGCGCCAAGCTGATCCAGGAAAAACTGCCGCATGTTTCGGCCAAGCCGCTGCGCTTCGGCGACTTGCCGCCGAAAGCCCCGATGGGCAGTTTCACCTTGCTGGCACCGGACCGCATGCTGGCATCCGGGCAATGCTCAAGCCCGCTGCCGCATGGCGACTGGGCGTTCCAGGAGGACCGCGAGGGACCGCCGAGCCGCGCTTACTTGAAGCTCTGGGAAGCGCTGACCCGCTTTGCCCTGCTGCATGGCGAGATGCCGAAGCCGGGCGAGGCGACCATTGATCTCGGCGCCTGCCCGGGGGGCTGGACCTGGGTGCTGGCCGGCCTCGGTGCCCGCGTCGATGCCATCGACAAGGCACCGCTGGCGCCGAATGTCGCCGCCATGCCGGGGGTCACCTGGCGCCAGGGCAGCGCCTTCGCGCTCGATCCGCGCCAGGAGCCAGCGGTCGACTGGCTCTGTTCCGACGTGATCTGCTATCCGGCCCGGCTGCTGGCCCTGGTGCAGCGCTGGATCGCAGCGGACAAAGCGCTGCGGATGATCTGCACGCTGAAGTTCCAGGGCGAGACTGACCACGCCACGGCAGCAGCTTTCGCGGCCATTCCCGGCGGCACTTTGCTGCACCTGCACCACAACAAGCATGAGCTGACATGGTTGTGGCGCAAGCCGGGCCTGGAAGCCTAA
- a CDS encoding TAXI family TRAP transporter solute-binding subunit — protein MTRFTPLKTLAFAAVAAIGLAGTAMAQPKSLTLGTASVGGTYFIYGGVVATLLTDTIGINVSTQQTQGPNQNIILVEGGNIELGMTTMGIALQAWNGTGEWTKGKKFSNIRALFPMYDTPFHFVTTEKTGIKTVAEMAGKNIGAGPKAGTPGTYFPLMFDTLGIKANWRFGQASDMQNQLADGLLDVFAFAAGLPIASYSELEAQRPVRFISFTDAQLDMLKKAMPELSDSVIPKSTYKSMPGDQKTVGVYNFGIAHKSLPDDVAYKIVKSVLENNDRMVKGHAAAVETIAANASRNGFLPFHPGAVKYYQEKGIKLNPAAMPPAS, from the coding sequence ATGACGCGTTTCACGCCCTTGAAGACCCTTGCGTTTGCGGCCGTTGCCGCTATCGGCCTCGCCGGTACGGCCATGGCGCAGCCGAAGTCGCTGACGCTCGGCACGGCCTCGGTCGGCGGTACCTACTTCATCTATGGCGGTGTGGTGGCAACCCTGCTCACCGACACCATCGGCATCAACGTCTCGACGCAGCAGACCCAGGGCCCGAACCAGAACATCATTCTGGTGGAAGGCGGCAATATCGAACTCGGCATGACCACCATGGGCATCGCGCTGCAGGCCTGGAACGGCACCGGCGAGTGGACCAAGGGCAAGAAGTTCTCCAACATCCGCGCCCTGTTCCCGATGTATGACACGCCGTTCCACTTCGTCACCACGGAAAAGACCGGCATCAAGACCGTCGCCGAAATGGCCGGCAAGAATATCGGCGCCGGGCCGAAGGCGGGCACGCCGGGCACCTACTTCCCGCTGATGTTCGATACGCTCGGCATCAAGGCGAACTGGCGCTTCGGCCAGGCTTCGGACATGCAGAACCAGCTTGCCGATGGCCTGCTGGATGTCTTCGCCTTCGCCGCTGGCCTGCCGATCGCCTCCTATTCGGAACTCGAGGCCCAGCGCCCGGTGCGCTTCATCTCCTTCACCGACGCGCAGCTCGACATGCTGAAGAAGGCGATGCCGGAACTTTCCGACAGCGTGATCCCGAAGAGCACCTACAAGTCGATGCCCGGCGACCAGAAGACGGTCGGCGTGTACAATTTCGGCATCGCCCACAAGAGCCTGCCGGATGACGTCGCCTACAAGATCGTCAAGTCGGTGCTGGAAAACAACGACCGCATGGTCAAGGGCCATGCCGCCGCTGTGGAGACCATTGCCGCCAATGCGTCGCGCAACGGCTTCCTGCCGTTCCATCCGGGTGCGGTGAAGTACTATCAGGAAAAGGGCATCAAGCTGAATCCGGCTGCCATGCCGCCGGCGAGCTGA
- a CDS encoding tripartite tricarboxylate transporter substrate binding protein BugD produces MKKLLTGIAAGLIAIAGSAAQAQDYPNKVITMVVPFAAGGPTDTVARLLAQSMGTSLKQQIIVENVGGAGGTLGAARVARSAGDGYTIFLHHIGHATSATLYRKLPYDTINDFEAIGLVTDVPMTLVAKSDLPPKDFKELISYIKTNKDKISYGNAGVGAASHLCGLMLMSALQTQMTTVPYKGTGPAMNDLLGGQIDLMCDQTTNTTGQIKGGKIKAYAVTTKTKVPALPDLPTMDSSGLPGFEVAVWHGVYAPKGTPKPVIDKLATALQAALKDPMVVQRFAELGTEPVAQEKATPAALSAHLKAEIAKWAPVIKAAGEYAD; encoded by the coding sequence ATGAAGAAGTTGCTTACCGGCATTGCCGCCGGCCTGATCGCCATCGCCGGCAGCGCCGCTCAGGCGCAGGATTATCCGAACAAGGTCATCACCATGGTGGTGCCGTTCGCTGCGGGTGGCCCGACCGATACCGTTGCCCGCCTGCTGGCGCAGTCGATGGGCACTTCGCTGAAGCAGCAGATCATCGTCGAGAATGTCGGCGGTGCCGGCGGCACCCTTGGTGCTGCCCGCGTTGCCCGTTCGGCCGGCGATGGCTACACCATCTTCCTGCATCATATCGGCCATGCCACCAGCGCCACGCTGTACCGCAAGCTGCCCTATGACACCATCAACGATTTTGAGGCCATCGGCCTGGTCACCGACGTGCCGATGACCCTGGTGGCGAAGTCCGATCTGCCGCCGAAGGATTTCAAGGAGCTGATCTCCTACATCAAGACCAACAAGGACAAGATCTCCTACGGCAATGCGGGCGTTGGCGCCGCGTCGCATCTCTGCGGCCTGATGCTGATGAGCGCGCTGCAGACCCAGATGACCACCGTGCCCTACAAGGGTACCGGCCCGGCCATGAACGACCTGCTGGGCGGCCAGATCGACCTGATGTGCGACCAGACCACCAACACCACCGGTCAGATCAAGGGCGGCAAGATCAAGGCCTATGCCGTCACCACCAAGACCAAGGTGCCGGCGCTGCCGGACCTGCCGACCATGGACAGCTCGGGCCTGCCGGGCTTTGAAGTGGCGGTGTGGCACGGCGTCTACGCCCCGAAGGGCACGCCGAAGCCGGTGATCGACAAGCTGGCGACCGCGCTGCAGGCGGCGCTGAAGGACCCGATGGTGGTGCAGCGCTTCGCCGAACTCGGCACCGAGCCGGTGGCGCAGGAGAAGGCGACCCCGGCGGCGCTCTCGGCCCATCTGAAGGCTGAAATCGCCAAGTGGGCCCCGGTGATCAAGGCCGCTGGTGAATACGCCGACTAA
- a CDS encoding DnaJ domain-containing protein, whose translation MALVLGIGLAALALFLFGGRLFLQADPKALAKGIRIGLGIVLGGLAGFLFLRGRIDMGSLLALAAAAMFGKGRLAGLFGGWFGGPGASSWNRARTGHEATNGGAGGSTAEAAPQSAVETAWLRMRLDHASGTMTGEILQGPLAGRRLDDLDPPGLFALHAALGAEDPNGIALLEAYMERRLGPDWRDQAGEGGAATGDAGSMSREQAYAVLGLQPGSTEGEIRAAHRRLMRTAHPDHGGSTYLAAQINRAKDVLLG comes from the coding sequence ATGGCTCTGGTCCTCGGCATCGGGCTCGCCGCCCTGGCGCTGTTCCTGTTCGGCGGCAGGCTGTTCCTGCAGGCTGACCCCAAAGCGCTGGCCAAGGGCATCCGCATCGGGCTCGGCATCGTGTTGGGCGGCTTGGCCGGCTTCCTGTTCCTGCGTGGCCGCATCGATATGGGCAGCCTGCTGGCGCTGGCTGCGGCGGCGATGTTTGGCAAGGGGCGGCTGGCCGGGCTGTTTGGCGGCTGGTTCGGCGGCCCCGGCGCCAGTTCCTGGAACCGCGCCCGCACCGGCCATGAGGCCACGAATGGCGGGGCTGGCGGCAGCACGGCCGAGGCCGCGCCGCAATCCGCCGTCGAGACCGCCTGGCTGCGCATGCGGCTGGACCATGCCAGCGGCACCATGACCGGCGAGATATTGCAAGGCCCGCTGGCCGGGCGGCGGCTGGATGATCTGGACCCGCCGGGCCTGTTCGCCCTGCATGCCGCCCTGGGGGCCGAGGACCCGAACGGCATCGCGCTGCTGGAGGCTTATATGGAGCGCCGGCTGGGGCCTGACTGGCGCGATCAGGCGGGCGAGGGCGGTGCAGCGACAGGCGATGCCGGCAGCATGAGCCGCGAGCAGGCTTATGCCGTATTGGGGTTGCAGCCAGGGTCGACCGAGGGGGAAATCCGTGCCGCGCATCGTCGCCTGATGCGGACGGCCCATCCCGACCATGGCGGTTCCACCTATCTTGCCGCCCAGATCAACCGGGCCAAGGATGTGCTGCTCGGCTGA
- a CDS encoding vWA domain-containing protein, with the protein MASISVGMTDAPSGKPGQSLPAAANAKAVEAFLRQAALAPRPVPQTGRGRLIFAMDATASRGGTWAEAQKIQAEMFKAVAGLGGLDIQLVFFRGMGECRASPWVSDAQAMLRLMRQVECVGGHTQIERVLRHTAAEAREAVANGARVNALVYVGDCLEESPDEVAAKAGELGLLGVPIFAFQEGEEPTARACFKDMARLTRGAFGAFDAASAATLLQLLTAVAVYAAGGYKALSQYSANAGAEVRRLTSQLG; encoded by the coding sequence ATGGCCTCTATATCTGTTGGCATGACGGATGCGCCGAGTGGCAAGCCAGGACAATCGCTGCCCGCCGCTGCCAATGCGAAGGCGGTGGAGGCATTTCTGCGCCAGGCGGCTTTGGCGCCGCGCCCGGTGCCGCAGACTGGCCGGGGGCGGCTGATTTTCGCCATGGATGCCACCGCCAGCCGCGGCGGCACCTGGGCCGAGGCGCAGAAGATTCAGGCCGAGATGTTCAAGGCCGTGGCGGGCCTCGGCGGCCTCGATATCCAGCTCGTCTTCTTCCGTGGCATGGGCGAATGCCGGGCCTCGCCCTGGGTGTCGGATGCACAGGCGATGCTGCGGCTGATGCGCCAGGTGGAATGCGTCGGCGGCCATACCCAGATCGAGCGCGTGTTGCGCCACACCGCGGCCGAAGCGCGAGAGGCGGTGGCGAATGGCGCCCGCGTCAATGCGCTGGTCTATGTCGGCGATTGCCTGGAAGAGAGCCCCGACGAAGTGGCAGCAAAGGCCGGCGAACTCGGTTTGCTCGGCGTGCCGATCTTCGCCTTCCAGGAAGGCGAGGAACCGACGGCGCGGGCCTGCTTCAAGGATATGGCTCGGCTGACGCGCGGCGCTTTCGGTGCTTTCGATGCGGCTTCGGCTGCCACGCTGCTGCAACTGCTCACCGCCGTCGCGGTCTATGCTGCCGGCGGCTACAAGGCGCTGAGCCAGTATTCCGCCAATGCCGGTGCCGAAGTGCGCCGGCTTACCAGCCAGCTCGGCTAG
- a CDS encoding division plane positioning ATPase MipZ has protein sequence MPRIIVVGNEKGGSGKSTTAMHVLIGLALEGGRVAAIDLDGRQRTLARYLENRQAYITRHGVRLAMPSYAVVPLSDRDTRAEAEADEAARFRAALDGFAPDHDFILIDCPGADTHLSRLGHSFADQLLTPVNDSFIDVDLLATVDAETLRVLKPSRYAEMVWEQRKQRFNRDRQSIDWVVIRNRVSHLDARNKRHVGQVLQALEKRIGFRFLPGLSERVIFRELFLSGLTLLDLDKTGGGLSMAQAAARQEVRNLLLGLNLVTD, from the coding sequence ATGCCGCGCATCATCGTCGTCGGCAACGAGAAGGGCGGTTCGGGCAAGTCCACCACCGCAATGCATGTGCTGATCGGCCTGGCGCTGGAAGGCGGCCGGGTGGCGGCGATCGATCTCGATGGTCGCCAGCGCACGCTGGCGCGCTACCTGGAAAACCGGCAGGCCTATATCACCCGCCATGGTGTGCGACTGGCGATGCCGTCCTATGCCGTGGTGCCTTTGAGCGACCGCGATACCCGCGCCGAGGCCGAGGCCGATGAAGCGGCGCGCTTCCGTGCCGCGCTGGATGGCTTCGCGCCGGACCACGATTTCATCCTGATCGACTGCCCCGGCGCCGATACGCATCTCTCGCGCCTTGGCCATTCCTTCGCCGACCAGCTTCTGACTCCGGTGAATGACAGCTTTATCGATGTCGACCTGCTCGCCACCGTGGATGCCGAGACGCTGCGGGTGCTGAAGCCCAGCCGCTATGCCGAAATGGTGTGGGAGCAGCGCAAGCAGCGCTTCAACCGCGACCGCCAGAGCATCGACTGGGTGGTGATTCGCAACCGCGTGTCGCATCTCGACGCCCGCAACAAGCGCCATGTCGGCCAGGTGCTGCAGGCGCTGGAAAAGCGGATCGGTTTCCGCTTCCTGCCGGGCCTATCGGAACGCGTGATTTTCCGCGAATTATTTCTCTCCGGCCTGACCCTGCTGGATCTCGATAAAACCGGCGGCGGCCTATCCATGGCCCAGGCTGCAGCACGCCAGGAAGTGCGAAATCTGCTGCTCGGCCTCAATCTGGTTACGGATTAG
- a CDS encoding tripartite tricarboxylate transporter permease gives MELLQNLAIGFDAALTPLNLLYCLGGVFLGTLIGVLPGLGPVATIAMLLPATFALPPVSSLIMLAGIYYGAQYGGSTTAILINLPGESSSVITALDGYAMARKGRAGVALSTAALGSFFAGTVATFLLAVFAPPLAEIALKFGPAEYFSLMVLGLVASVVLAHGSLLKAIGMIVIGLLFGMVGTDVNSGVPRFTFETPELADGIGFVAVAMGMFGLGEIIKNLEDESERAVFVKSVTGLMPTKQDFKDMVAPILRGTALGSALGILPGGGAMLSSFAAYSLEKKMSKNSANFGKGAIQGVAAPESANNAGAQTSFIPMLTLGIPSNPVMALMIGAMIIQGIQPGPAVMTEQPALFWGIIASMWIGNFFLIVLNLPLIGMWVRMLSIPYHILFPGILVFCAIGVYSLNNTSFDVFLMAGFGVLGYIFAKLECEPAPMLLGFILGPMMEEYLRRAMTLSRGDPTVFFTRPISATMLVLAALALAVVLMPAIRKKREEAFQEE, from the coding sequence ATGGAACTGCTGCAAAATCTTGCCATCGGCTTTGACGCGGCGCTGACGCCGCTGAACCTGCTCTACTGCCTCGGCGGCGTTTTTCTCGGCACGCTGATCGGCGTGTTGCCGGGCCTCGGCCCGGTGGCGACCATCGCCATGCTGCTGCCGGCCACCTTCGCGCTGCCGCCGGTTTCCTCGCTGATCATGCTCGCCGGTATTTACTACGGCGCCCAGTATGGCGGCTCCACCACGGCCATTCTGATCAACCTGCCGGGCGAAAGCTCATCGGTGATCACGGCCTTGGATGGCTATGCCATGGCGCGCAAGGGCCGCGCCGGCGTGGCGCTGTCCACGGCCGCGCTTGGCTCCTTCTTCGCCGGCACGGTCGCCACCTTCCTGCTGGCGGTGTTCGCGCCGCCTTTGGCCGAGATCGCGTTGAAATTCGGCCCCGCCGAGTATTTCTCGCTGATGGTGCTGGGCCTCGTCGCCTCGGTGGTCCTGGCGCATGGCTCGCTGCTCAAGGCCATCGGCATGATCGTCATCGGCCTGCTGTTCGGCATGGTTGGCACTGACGTGAATTCCGGCGTGCCGCGCTTCACCTTCGAGACGCCCGAACTGGCTGATGGTATCGGCTTCGTCGCCGTTGCCATGGGCATGTTCGGCCTCGGCGAGATCATCAAGAATCTCGAGGATGAGAGCGAACGCGCGGTCTTCGTCAAAAGCGTTACCGGCCTGATGCCGACGAAGCAGGATTTCAAGGACATGGTGGCCCCGATCCTGCGCGGCACGGCGCTCGGCTCGGCCCTCGGTATCCTGCCGGGCGGCGGCGCCATGCTGTCGTCCTTTGCCGCCTATTCGCTCGAAAAGAAGATGTCGAAGAACTCGGCGAATTTCGGCAAGGGCGCCATCCAGGGTGTGGCGGCACCGGAATCGGCCAACAATGCCGGTGCGCAGACCTCGTTCATCCCGATGCTGACGCTGGGCATTCCGTCCAATCCGGTTATGGCGCTGATGATCGGCGCCATGATCATCCAGGGCATCCAGCCCGGCCCGGCGGTGATGACCGAACAGCCGGCTTTGTTCTGGGGCATCATCGCCTCAATGTGGATCGGCAACTTCTTCCTCATCGTGCTGAACCTGCCGCTGATCGGCATGTGGGTGCGGATGCTCAGCATCCCCTACCACATCCTGTTCCCAGGCATCCTGGTGTTCTGCGCCATCGGCGTGTACAGCCTCAACAACACATCCTTCGATGTGTTTCTGATGGCTGGCTTCGGCGTGCTGGGCTACATCTTCGCCAAGCTGGAATGCGAGCCGGCGCCGATGCTGCTCGGTTTCATCCTTGGCCCGATGATGGAGGAATACCTGCGCCGCGCCATGACGCTCTCGCGTGGCGACCCCACCGTGTTCTTCACCCGCCCGATCAGCGCCACCATGCTTGTGCTGGCGGCCCTGGCGCTGGCCGTGGTGCTGATGCCGGCGATCCGCAAGAAGCGCGAGGAAGCTTTCCAGGAGGAGTGA
- a CDS encoding dienelactone hydrolase family protein: MRAAFLALGLLAAAASAAARAGPVEVLAFGSFTPQDYAEIINGSYRQSPVELQGHLSRPDNAAASVPAVVIIPGSGGYAQWMQDTVAEPLNRIGIATLIVDSFAGRGVKETARDQGRVPMAASVLDGFQALALLARQPGIDARRIGITGFSRGGVAALFTAERRLADALPGQPRFAAHLPFYPGCSTQWDNPRPSAAPLLLLLGARDDYTPAANCLGYAVRLRVAGADIRTRLYDSAGHAWMADYPARRSNVQTFGECDLRIEDDGQIRDAKSGASSREGWKEFAARVMASCGGIGATVGADAEARVAATADMLDFFRRTLLRQP; this comes from the coding sequence ATGCGCGCAGCCTTCCTCGCTCTCGGCCTGCTGGCTGCTGCCGCTTCTGCAGCGGCCAGGGCCGGGCCAGTGGAGGTACTGGCTTTCGGCAGCTTCACGCCGCAGGATTATGCCGAGATCATCAACGGCAGCTATCGCCAGAGTCCGGTGGAACTGCAGGGCCATCTTTCGCGGCCAGACAATGCTGCCGCATCTGTACCTGCGGTGGTGATCATTCCGGGCAGCGGTGGTTACGCACAATGGATGCAGGATACGGTGGCCGAGCCGCTGAACCGCATCGGCATCGCCACGCTGATCGTCGACAGCTTCGCCGGCCGCGGCGTCAAGGAAACCGCCCGCGACCAGGGCCGGGTGCCGATGGCAGCCTCGGTGCTGGATGGCTTCCAGGCCCTTGCCCTGCTGGCGCGGCAGCCGGGGATCGATGCCCGGCGGATCGGCATCACCGGCTTCTCGCGCGGCGGCGTCGCGGCCCTGTTCACCGCCGAGCGCCGTCTGGCCGATGCGCTTCCCGGCCAGCCACGCTTCGCCGCGCATCTGCCATTCTATCCCGGCTGCAGCACGCAATGGGACAATCCGCGGCCCAGCGCGGCGCCTTTGCTGCTGCTGCTCGGCGCGCGCGACGACTACACACCGGCCGCCAACTGCCTCGGCTACGCTGTGCGGCTAAGGGTGGCCGGCGCCGACATACGCACGAGGCTCTATGATTCTGCCGGCCATGCCTGGATGGCGGATTACCCGGCGCGCCGCAGCAATGTGCAGACCTTCGGCGAATGCGACCTCAGGATCGAGGATGACGGCCAGATCCGCGATGCCAAATCCGGCGCCAGCAGCCGCGAAGGCTGGAAGGAATTCGCCGCCCGCGTGATGGCCTCCTGCGGCGGGATCGGTGCTACCGTCGGCGCCGATGCCGAGGCGCGCGTCGCCGCCACCGCCGACATGCTCGATTTCTTCCGTCGCACCCTGCTGCGACAGCCTTAA
- a CDS encoding TRAP transporter permease, with protein MATAQQESVDLAAADKYEFTGFKRDLPGLPGHLFYWLCVSFTVFHLLVLNAFPIDSIMFRAIHVGWGGVICFGLYAAKAGRSLDRIPLLDWLFILLSIACAGYVSFNIDELQFRAGALYEPGDVAAGFIGTLLILEMTRRTAGLALPIIASVFILYCFVGPWLPGMLYHKGYSLPFFFSYIYSDQGIFGVTTQVSSSYIVLFITFGAFLTASKAGDYMNDLAVSLVGWARGGPAKVAVLSGVLFGTISGSAVGNVVASGMITIPMMRRVGYDRSTAGAIEATSSTGGQITPPVMGAGAFLMAEITGIAYTEIALAAVIPCLLFYIACYVHCDLHAVKHGLRGLPRSELTPITTMLRKLYLLAPIVVLIWALMAGYSEFRAGTLGLVSALVASWISREHRMGPRATLDALALAARETAQLVAICACAGIIVGVIALTGVGGRFSHLILSIAGENQVLAMFFAMFISLILGMGMPTTAAYAVAASVVAPGLIRIGIEPLVAHMFIFYYAVISSITPPVALASFAAAAIAQADQWRTSIIAVKLGLATFIVPFMFFISPALLAQGDLLTILHVVATASAGVFFLACSTEGWLNGPLNWPLRVVLFAGAIMLIVPETITDFAGLAIGIGIWAYQRARNGSDPGASIPSPAGLR; from the coding sequence ATGGCAACGGCACAGCAGGAAAGCGTCGATCTCGCCGCCGCGGACAAATATGAGTTCACCGGCTTCAAGCGCGACCTGCCCGGCCTGCCTGGGCATCTGTTTTATTGGCTCTGCGTCAGCTTCACGGTGTTTCACCTGCTGGTGCTGAATGCCTTCCCCATCGACTCCATCATGTTTCGCGCCATCCATGTTGGCTGGGGCGGCGTGATCTGCTTCGGCCTCTATGCCGCCAAGGCTGGCCGCTCGCTGGACCGCATCCCTTTGCTCGACTGGCTGTTCATCCTGCTTTCCATCGCCTGCGCCGGCTATGTCTCCTTCAATATCGATGAACTGCAATTCCGTGCCGGTGCGCTGTATGAGCCGGGCGATGTCGCCGCCGGCTTCATCGGCACCCTGCTGATCCTGGAGATGACCCGCCGCACCGCCGGCCTGGCGCTGCCGATCATCGCCAGCGTGTTCATTCTGTATTGCTTCGTCGGCCCCTGGCTGCCGGGCATGCTCTATCACAAGGGCTACAGCCTGCCCTTCTTCTTCTCCTACATCTATTCCGACCAGGGCATCTTCGGCGTCACCACCCAGGTATCCTCCAGCTATATCGTGCTGTTCATCACCTTCGGCGCCTTCCTCACCGCCTCCAAGGCCGGCGACTACATGAACGACCTCGCGGTATCGCTGGTCGGCTGGGCGCGCGGCGGTCCGGCCAAGGTGGCGGTGCTTTCAGGCGTGCTGTTCGGCACCATTTCCGGCAGTGCTGTCGGCAATGTGGTGGCCAGCGGCATGATCACCATCCCGATGATGCGGCGTGTCGGCTATGACCGCTCCACCGCCGGCGCTATCGAGGCCACTTCGTCGACCGGCGGCCAGATCACCCCGCCAGTGATGGGCGCCGGCGCCTTCCTGATGGCCGAAATCACCGGCATCGCCTATACCGAAATCGCGCTGGCGGCAGTCATTCCCTGCCTGCTGTTCTATATCGCCTGCTATGTGCATTGCGACCTGCATGCGGTGAAGCATGGCCTGCGCGGCCTGCCGCGCAGCGAACTGACGCCGATCACCACCATGCTGCGCAAGCTCTATCTGCTGGCGCCCATCGTGGTGCTGATCTGGGCGCTGATGGCGGGCTATTCCGAGTTCCGCGCCGGCACGCTCGGCCTGGTTTCCGCCCTGGTGGCAAGCTGGATCAGCCGCGAGCACCGCATGGGGCCGCGCGCCACGCTGGATGCCCTGGCCCTGGCGGCGCGCGAGACAGCGCAGCTGGTGGCGATCTGCGCCTGCGCCGGCATCATTGTCGGTGTCATCGCGCTTACCGGTGTCGGCGGCCGTTTCTCGCACCTGATACTCAGCATCGCCGGTGAAAATCAGGTGCTGGCGATGTTCTTCGCCATGTTCATTTCCCTGATCCTGGGCATGGGCATGCCGACCACGGCGGCTTATGCGGTGGCGGCGTCGGTGGTGGCACCGGGCCTGATCCGCATCGGCATCGAGCCGCTGGTGGCGCATATGTTCATCTTCTATTACGCGGTGATCTCCTCGATCACGCCGCCAGTGGCGCTGGCTTCCTTCGCTGCGGCGGCAATAGCCCAGGCGGACCAGTGGCGCACCTCGATCATCGCGGTGAAGCTGGGCCTTGCCACCTTCATCGTGCCGTTCATGTTTTTCATCAGCCCGGCCTTGCTGGCGCAGGGTGATCTGCTCACCATCCTGCATGTCGTCGCCACCGCTTCGGCCGGCGTGTTCTTCCTCGCCTGCTCCACCGAAGGCTGGCTGAACGGGCCGCTGAACTGGCCGCTGCGCGTGGTGCTGTTTGCCGGTGCGATCATGCTGATCGTGCCGGAGACCATCACCGACTTTGCCGGCCTGGCCATCGGCATCGGCATCTGGGCATACCAGCGCGCCCGCAATGGCAGCGACCCGGGTGCCAGTATCCCTTCGCCGGCCGGCCTGCGCTAA
- a CDS encoding tripartite tricarboxylate transporter TctB family protein, with product MQGLIRNPKDFWSGALFLALGLGFLVVGQDYSFGTARRMGPAFFPTVLAAILCIIGVAVLVRGLLTRGEPITGFALKGLVLVTVSCIIFAVTVRGAGLVASVALLTLISAIASVHFKLKNTIIMMVALGAFCALVFVKALGLPIPILGPWLGGN from the coding sequence ATGCAGGGATTGATCCGCAATCCGAAGGATTTCTGGTCGGGGGCGCTGTTTCTTGCGCTTGGTCTCGGCTTTCTCGTCGTCGGCCAGGATTATTCGTTCGGCACGGCGCGGCGCATGGGGCCGGCTTTCTTCCCGACCGTGCTGGCTGCCATTCTCTGCATCATCGGCGTGGCTGTTCTGGTGCGCGGCCTGCTGACCCGCGGTGAACCGATTACCGGTTTCGCGCTCAAGGGCTTGGTACTGGTCACCGTAAGCTGCATCATTTTCGCCGTGACGGTGCGAGGCGCCGGTCTGGTTGCCTCGGTGGCCTTGCTCACGCTGATCAGCGCGATCGCTTCCGTGCATTTCAAGTTGAAGAACACCATCATCATGATGGTGGCGCTGGGCGCCTTCTGCGCCCTGGTCTTCGTCAAGGCATTGGGATTGCCGATCCCCATCCTGGGCCCCTGGCTCGGCGGCAATTGA